One Gordonia mangrovi genomic region harbors:
- a CDS encoding molybdenum cofactor biosysynthesis protein, protein MEYRFLIVSLLVSPRHAYFGRPKDGPADEVMTSTPDQVEIVADKGIRGDRFFGVRAHTEAAVTFLALEAWQAAAGDIDPAVARRNVVVRGLELDPLRAQEFTVDTGDGPIRFRGGRPAHPCSWMDTVAGAGVRKALIGRGGLRAQPLTSGILRVGPAVITTDVELDATRAADQVKRAQPLG, encoded by the coding sequence GTGGAGTATCGCTTCTTGATCGTGTCGCTGCTGGTGTCGCCTCGGCACGCCTACTTCGGACGACCCAAGGACGGGCCGGCCGACGAGGTCATGACATCGACGCCTGATCAGGTCGAGATCGTGGCGGACAAGGGAATTCGCGGCGACCGCTTCTTCGGGGTGCGCGCCCACACGGAGGCTGCGGTGACCTTCCTCGCGCTCGAGGCCTGGCAGGCTGCGGCCGGGGACATCGATCCCGCTGTCGCGCGCCGCAACGTGGTCGTTCGTGGGCTCGAACTCGATCCATTGCGCGCCCAGGAGTTCACCGTCGACACCGGTGACGGACCGATCCGGTTTCGCGGTGGCCGTCCGGCGCACCCGTGCTCCTGGATGGACACCGTGGCGGGTGCGGGTGTGCGTAAAGCGTTGATCGGCCGGGGCGGACTGCGTGCGCAGCCGCTGACCTCCGGCATCCTGCGCGTTGGTCCGGCGGTGATCACCACGGATGTGGAGCTCGACGCAACTCGTGCCGCCGACCAGGTGAAGCGCGCTCAGCCGCTCGGTTGA
- the benB gene encoding benzoate 1,2-dioxygenase small subunit: MTTTQPASAATTSEKLITQNMIEQFLYREARYLDDREFEKWLDCYADDVVYWMPSWDDADRLTEDPQREISLIYYGNKGGLEDRVFRIRTERSSATSLPEPRTSHNISNVEVIERRGDLVDVRFNWHTMYFRYNTVDPYYGTSFYTIDFSGESPLIRRKTIVLKNDYIHHVVDVYHF, translated from the coding sequence ATGACCACCACCCAGCCCGCTTCCGCAGCCACCACGTCCGAGAAGCTCATCACCCAGAACATGATCGAGCAGTTCCTCTACCGCGAGGCCCGCTACCTCGACGACCGTGAGTTCGAGAAATGGCTCGACTGCTACGCCGACGACGTCGTCTACTGGATGCCGTCGTGGGATGACGCCGACCGCTTGACCGAGGACCCGCAACGCGAGATCTCGCTGATCTACTACGGCAACAAGGGCGGTCTGGAGGACCGGGTGTTCCGCATTCGCACCGAGCGGTCGTCGGCGACGTCGCTACCCGAACCCAGGACCAGCCACAACATCAGCAACGTGGAGGTGATCGAACGGCGCGGCGACCTCGTCGATGTCCGATTCAATTGGCACACCATGTACTTCCGGTACAACACCGTCGACCCGTACTACGGCACCTCGTTCTACACGATCGACTTCTCCGGTGAGAGTCCACTGATCCGGCGCAAGACGATCGTGCTCAAGAACGACTACATCCACCACGTCGTCGACGTTTATCACTTCTAG
- a CDS encoding proline dehydrogenase family protein, translating into MSLFDATMRPMILAAARNDRIRQTSQRTAMTRRVVERFVPGETQTDVLAATRTSLDAGMSVSIDFLGEDTTDESQATGTVDAYLALVGAMADIPETGLPAGRLEVSLKLTALGQALPRHGAKIAEENARTIAAAAHDAGVLVTVDAEDHASADERLMIVRALRRDFRDVGTVLQAYLRRTEDDCTEFAESGARIRLCKGAYAESPSVAYPTRELIDEAYLRCLRILMKGNGYPMVASHDPVIIDAAQAMADEFERTPDSWEHQMLYGIRTDEQQRLTAAGRRVRVYIPYGGEWYGYLVRRLAEKPANLGFFLRALAS; encoded by the coding sequence ATGAGCCTGTTCGACGCCACGATGCGACCGATGATCCTCGCAGCCGCACGCAACGACCGGATTCGGCAGACCTCGCAGCGCACGGCGATGACACGGCGAGTCGTCGAGCGCTTCGTACCGGGCGAGACGCAGACCGATGTGCTGGCCGCCACGCGCACCTCGCTCGACGCCGGCATGTCGGTGAGTATCGACTTCCTCGGCGAGGACACCACCGACGAATCGCAGGCCACCGGTACTGTCGACGCCTACCTGGCCCTTGTCGGCGCCATGGCCGACATCCCCGAAACCGGCCTTCCAGCAGGGCGTCTGGAGGTGTCGCTCAAACTCACCGCACTCGGGCAGGCGTTGCCCCGGCATGGTGCGAAGATCGCCGAGGAGAACGCGCGTACCATCGCCGCGGCGGCCCACGATGCAGGCGTGTTGGTCACCGTGGACGCCGAGGACCATGCCAGCGCCGACGAGCGGTTGATGATCGTGCGTGCGCTGCGGCGCGACTTCCGCGATGTCGGCACGGTACTGCAGGCCTACCTGCGCCGGACCGAGGACGATTGCACCGAGTTCGCAGAATCCGGCGCCCGTATCCGGTTGTGCAAAGGCGCCTACGCCGAATCCCCGTCGGTCGCCTATCCCACGCGGGAACTCATCGATGAGGCGTACCTCCGCTGCCTGCGAATCCTCATGAAGGGCAACGGGTACCCGATGGTGGCCAGCCATGATCCGGTCATCATCGACGCGGCGCAGGCGATGGCCGACGAGTTCGAGCGCACCCCGGATTCCTGGGAACACCAGATGCTCTACGGGATCCGCACCGACGAACAGCAGCGTCTGACGGCCGCGGGCCGTCGAGTGCGGGTGTACATCCCCTACGGAGGCGAATGGTACGGCTACTTGGTTCGGCGGCTGGCCGAGAAGCCGGCCAATCTCGGGTTCTTTCTGCGAGCGTTGGCCAGCTGA
- a CDS encoding LysR family transcriptional regulator, translating into MELRHLRYFAAVADTCHFGQAATQLHVAQPALSYAIRQLEAELDVTLFTRTTRQVALTPAGEYLQAEAARILAGVDDAVDGVRRIAAGRSGVIRLGLTGIAAFSHLPRIARVVKRELPDVDLQIQSDMLTPVQCDGLRALSIDLGVLRPPVVGDGIDMRLIDVEPMVLAVSVDHRLAVEPVVAVEDLRNEMFVMYDSQDSAVNDAAVRTCHRAGFVPQRAHRAPGTAVLLALVAAGMGVAVVPASVRALPLEGLVIRDLVDAGTVELALAWRSGQDNPVVDAVSEVIAQAFAAETASPRRTPNDTYVGEQL; encoded by the coding sequence ATGGAACTACGGCATCTTCGCTACTTTGCAGCTGTCGCCGACACCTGTCATTTCGGGCAGGCGGCGACGCAACTGCACGTGGCGCAGCCGGCTTTGTCGTACGCGATCCGGCAACTCGAGGCCGAACTCGACGTCACCCTGTTCACCCGGACCACCCGGCAGGTGGCGCTGACGCCGGCCGGCGAATATCTCCAGGCCGAGGCGGCGCGAATCCTGGCCGGCGTCGATGATGCCGTCGACGGCGTACGTCGAATCGCCGCCGGACGAAGTGGCGTCATCCGGCTGGGTCTGACGGGTATCGCCGCGTTCTCGCACCTGCCGCGCATCGCCCGGGTGGTCAAGCGGGAGCTGCCCGACGTGGACTTGCAGATCCAGTCGGACATGCTGACCCCGGTGCAATGCGACGGCCTGCGCGCCCTGTCGATCGACCTCGGCGTGCTGCGTCCGCCGGTGGTGGGAGACGGCATCGACATGCGACTGATCGACGTCGAACCGATGGTTCTCGCCGTGTCGGTGGACCACCGCCTGGCGGTGGAACCGGTGGTCGCAGTGGAGGATCTGCGCAACGAGATGTTCGTGATGTACGACAGTCAGGACTCCGCGGTGAACGACGCCGCGGTCCGCACCTGCCACCGTGCGGGGTTCGTCCCCCAACGAGCGCATCGGGCCCCCGGCACCGCCGTGCTGCTCGCCCTGGTGGCCGCCGGGATGGGAGTCGCGGTGGTGCCGGCTTCGGTTCGTGCGCTCCCCCTCGAGGGGCTGGTCATCCGAGACCTGGTGGACGCCGGCACCGTCGAACTCGCACTCGCCTGGCGCAGCGGGCAGGACAACCCGGTGGTCGACGCCGTATCCGAGGTCATCGCACAGGCTTTCGCCGCGGAGACGGCTTCCCCGCGGCGCACCCCGAACGACACCTACGTGGGAGAACAACTATGA
- the benA gene encoding benzoate 1,2-dioxygenase large subunit — protein sequence MTASITDNLQHVHSVLEDAVIDDREAGIYRANRRIFTDEDIFELEMKHIFEGNWIYLAHESQLPNPGDYFTTYIGRQPVMITRDKAGELHCLINACAHRGAMICRRKTDNRMTLTCPFHGWTFRNDGTLLKVKDPDGAGYPDTFDVNGSHNLTKVARFDNYRGFLFGSLNDDVVSLDEHLGDTRLIIDMLVDQSPDGLEVLRGASTYTFDGNWKVQAENGADGYHVTATHWNYAATTSRRSTGESKNETKALDAGGWGKSGGGYWSYPNGHLCLWTWAANPQDRPLWDKMDELKEKFGDAKGEFMVKGSRNLCLYPNVYLMDQFSTQIRHFRPIAPDKTEVTIYCIAPKGESDAARAHRIRQYEDFFNASGMATPDDLEEFRSCQLTFRAQAAPWNDMSRGAEHWLSGPDPVAETLGMTGVISAGMKNEDEGLYPVQHGYWLETMRKAAAAEETPHPVVE from the coding sequence ATGACCGCGTCGATCACCGACAACCTGCAGCACGTGCACTCGGTCCTCGAAGATGCCGTGATCGACGACCGCGAGGCCGGCATCTACCGGGCCAACCGCCGCATCTTCACCGATGAGGACATCTTCGAACTCGAGATGAAACACATCTTCGAGGGGAACTGGATCTATCTGGCGCACGAGAGTCAGCTGCCGAACCCGGGTGACTACTTCACCACCTACATCGGGCGGCAGCCGGTCATGATCACCCGCGACAAGGCCGGTGAGCTGCACTGCCTGATCAACGCGTGCGCCCACCGTGGCGCGATGATCTGCCGGCGCAAGACCGACAACCGAATGACGCTGACCTGCCCGTTCCACGGCTGGACGTTCCGCAACGACGGCACGCTGCTCAAGGTGAAGGACCCCGACGGCGCCGGATACCCCGACACCTTCGACGTCAACGGGTCGCACAATCTCACCAAGGTTGCGCGCTTCGACAACTATCGCGGTTTTCTGTTCGGCAGCCTCAACGACGACGTCGTGTCGCTCGACGAGCACCTCGGCGACACCCGCCTGATCATCGACATGCTGGTCGATCAGTCGCCCGACGGTCTCGAAGTGCTGCGCGGTGCGTCGACCTACACCTTCGACGGCAACTGGAAGGTGCAGGCGGAAAACGGAGCCGACGGCTACCACGTGACGGCCACGCACTGGAACTATGCCGCCACCACCTCGCGCCGCAGCACCGGCGAGTCCAAGAACGAGACCAAGGCCCTCGACGCCGGCGGCTGGGGCAAATCCGGCGGCGGCTACTGGTCGTACCCGAACGGCCATCTGTGCCTGTGGACCTGGGCCGCCAACCCGCAGGACCGTCCGCTCTGGGACAAGATGGACGAGCTCAAGGAGAAGTTCGGTGACGCCAAGGGCGAGTTCATGGTCAAGGGCTCCCGCAACCTGTGCCTCTATCCGAATGTCTATCTGATGGACCAGTTCTCGACGCAGATCCGGCACTTTCGACCCATCGCACCGGACAAGACCGAGGTGACGATCTACTGCATCGCCCCCAAAGGCGAGAGCGATGCCGCACGCGCACACCGTATCCGGCAGTACGAGGACTTCTTCAACGCCTCCGGCATGGCGACCCCCGACGATCTCGAGGAGTTCCGGTCGTGCCAGCTGACCTTCCGGGCGCAGGCGGCACCGTGGAACGATATGAGCCGCGGCGCCGAGCACTGGCTCAGCGGACCCGACCCCGTCGCGGAGACCCTCGGGATGACCGGCGTCATCTCGGCCGGCATGAAGAACGAGGACGAGGGTCTCTACCCGGTCCAGCACGGCTACTGGCTGGAGACGATGCGCAAGGCCGCCGCCGCGGAAGAGACACCCCACCCGGTGGTCGAGTAG
- the pruA gene encoding L-glutamate gamma-semialdehyde dehydrogenase translates to MDAVTTPPRPTNEPVHTYAPGTPERSLIRAELNRQSATAAQHLPHVIGGRNHIGTGRLVDVVQPHAHHEVLGTIRTATHDDARAAVDAALAAAPQWAATSFDERATVLLRAADLMSGPWRERIAAATMLGQSKSVQQAEIDAPCELVDFWRFNVAFAREILAEQPMSSPGVWNRLDHRPLDGFVYAITPFNFTAIAANLPTAPMLMGNTVIWKPSPTQAYAAAQTMELLRAAGLPDGVINLVHGDGKDLSDVVLADPNLAGIHFTGSTATFQHLWREVGSHIDRYRNYPRLVGETGGKDFIVAHASADPEVLRTALIRGAFEYQGQKCSAASRAYVARSVWDRMGDDFLTEANELAYGDIRDLSNFGGALIDRRAFDKNVAAIDRAKTVAHMTVATGGGCDDSTGYFVRPTVLLSDDPTDEAFATEYFGPILAVHVYDDASFDDTLRLVDTTAKYALTGSIIATDLDAAAQANQVLRHAAGNFYINDKPTGAVVGQQPFGGARGSGTNDKAGSKANLMRWTSTRTIKETFVPPTSSAYPHMETDPS, encoded by the coding sequence ATGGATGCCGTCACCACTCCCCCGCGACCGACCAACGAACCGGTACACACCTACGCGCCGGGCACACCCGAACGCAGCCTGATCCGCGCCGAACTCAACCGCCAATCGGCTACCGCCGCGCAACACCTGCCGCACGTCATCGGCGGCCGCAACCACATCGGCACCGGCCGACTCGTCGATGTCGTGCAGCCACACGCCCATCACGAAGTACTCGGCACCATCCGCACCGCGACCCACGATGACGCCCGCGCTGCCGTGGACGCCGCGCTCGCCGCCGCGCCGCAGTGGGCGGCCACCTCCTTCGACGAGCGCGCCACCGTGTTGTTGCGCGCGGCCGATCTGATGAGCGGCCCGTGGCGCGAGCGGATCGCGGCGGCGACGATGCTCGGGCAATCGAAGTCGGTGCAGCAGGCCGAGATCGACGCCCCCTGCGAGCTGGTCGACTTCTGGCGGTTCAATGTCGCCTTCGCCCGCGAGATCCTCGCCGAACAACCGATGTCCTCACCGGGTGTGTGGAACCGCCTCGACCACCGCCCGCTCGACGGGTTCGTCTACGCGATCACCCCGTTCAACTTCACCGCCATCGCCGCCAACCTGCCCACCGCACCGATGCTGATGGGCAACACCGTGATCTGGAAGCCGTCACCTACGCAGGCATACGCGGCCGCGCAGACGATGGAGTTGCTCCGCGCCGCCGGATTGCCCGACGGGGTCATCAATCTGGTGCATGGTGACGGCAAGGATCTCTCCGATGTCGTGCTGGCCGATCCGAACTTGGCCGGAATCCATTTCACCGGTTCCACTGCGACGTTCCAGCACCTCTGGCGGGAGGTCGGCAGTCATATCGATCGGTACCGCAATTATCCGCGGCTCGTCGGCGAGACCGGCGGTAAGGACTTCATCGTCGCTCATGCGTCGGCCGACCCGGAGGTGTTGCGCACCGCCCTGATCAGGGGTGCGTTCGAGTATCAAGGACAGAAGTGTTCGGCGGCGTCACGCGCCTACGTGGCGCGCTCGGTGTGGGACCGCATGGGAGATGACTTCCTCACCGAGGCCAACGAATTGGCGTACGGCGACATCCGCGATCTGTCGAACTTCGGCGGCGCACTGATCGATCGTCGGGCCTTCGACAAGAACGTGGCCGCGATCGACCGGGCGAAGACCGTCGCCCACATGACCGTGGCGACCGGTGGCGGATGTGACGACAGCACAGGCTACTTCGTCCGGCCGACCGTACTGCTCTCGGATGATCCCACCGACGAGGCCTTCGCCACCGAGTACTTCGGGCCCATCCTCGCCGTGCACGTCTATGACGACGCATCGTTCGACGACACACTGCGACTGGTGGACACGACGGCGAAGTACGCGCTCACCGGATCGATCATCGCCACCGACCTCGATGCCGCCGCCCAAGCAAACCAGGTTCTACGGCACGCCGCCGGCAACTTCTACATCAACGACAAGCCGACCGGGGCCGTCGTCGGGCAACAACCGTTCGGTGGGGCCCGCGGGTCGGGCACCAACGACAAGGCCGGGTCCAAGGCGAATCTGATGCGCTGGACCTCGACCAGGACCATCAAGGAGACCTTCGTCCCGCCGACGTCCTCGGCGTACCCGCACATGGAGACCGATCCCTCATGA
- the catC gene encoding muconolactone Delta-isomerase, with translation MLFHVRMDVHIPDDLDPEVRAEIVAREKGYSQDLQRSGKWPHIWRIVGEYSNFSIFDVTDNDELHEILSGLPLFPYMDIVVTPLATHPSDIAAG, from the coding sequence ATGCTGTTCCACGTCCGCATGGACGTTCACATCCCCGACGACCTCGACCCCGAAGTGCGCGCCGAGATAGTGGCCCGCGAGAAGGGCTATTCGCAGGACCTGCAGCGCAGCGGCAAATGGCCGCACATCTGGCGCATCGTCGGCGAGTACTCCAACTTCTCGATCTTCGACGTGACCGACAACGACGAACTACACGAGATCCTGTCCGGACTTCCGTTGTTTCCCTACATGGACATCGTGGTGACCCCGCTGGCCACCCACCCATCCGATATCGCTGCGGGCTGA
- the catA gene encoding catechol 1,2-dioxygenase, translated as MTDISFDTEVTAKAAESGANASARFRERMETAGRAGVVDTARVDHLASKVIKAINDIVIEDQVSYAEYNALKAWLIKVGEDGEWPLFLDVWLEHSVEEVASAHREGSKGTIEGPYYLDGSPELGWNGTIPMRDDEPGTPLLFSGQVRAVDGTPLTGAKIELWHADDLGFYSQFAPGLPEWNLRGTWIANEDGRFEIHTLRPAPYQIPTDGACGQLIAAAGWHAWRPAHLHFKVSAPGYELITTQLYFPGDPHNDDDIASAVKPELMLDPRDNPAGEGVAVDYDFVLDPES; from the coding sequence ATGACCGACATCAGCTTCGACACCGAAGTCACCGCGAAGGCCGCCGAATCCGGCGCCAATGCGTCCGCCCGATTCCGCGAACGCATGGAAACGGCCGGGCGCGCAGGCGTGGTCGACACCGCCCGCGTCGACCACCTCGCCTCCAAGGTCATCAAGGCGATCAACGACATCGTCATCGAGGACCAGGTCAGCTATGCCGAATACAACGCGCTCAAGGCGTGGCTGATCAAGGTCGGCGAGGACGGAGAATGGCCCCTGTTCCTCGACGTCTGGCTCGAGCACTCGGTCGAGGAGGTGGCCAGTGCGCACCGCGAGGGCAGTAAGGGCACCATCGAGGGCCCGTACTACCTCGACGGATCACCGGAGCTGGGTTGGAACGGCACCATCCCGATGCGTGACGACGAGCCTGGCACCCCGCTGTTGTTCTCGGGGCAGGTACGCGCCGTCGACGGCACCCCACTCACCGGCGCCAAGATCGAACTGTGGCACGCCGACGACCTCGGCTTCTACTCCCAGTTCGCGCCCGGTCTGCCCGAATGGAACCTGCGCGGCACCTGGATCGCCAACGAGGACGGCCGATTCGAGATCCACACACTGCGGCCGGCGCCCTACCAGATCCCGACCGACGGCGCCTGCGGCCAGTTGATCGCCGCCGCCGGATGGCACGCCTGGCGGCCGGCGCATCTGCACTTCAAGGTGAGCGCACCGGGCTACGAGCTGATCACCACCCAGCTGTACTTCCCCGGCGATCCGCACAACGACGACGACATCGCGTCGGCGGTGAAGCCGGAGCTCATGCTCGACCCGCGCGACAACCCGGCCGGCGAGGGCGTTGCGGTGGACTACGATTTCGTCCTCGACCCCGAGAGCTGA
- a CDS encoding AAA family ATPase, whose product MLVAPTAVVAATTSPDLAAPRRQAETWRSPELAIADRDLTDAALADLVATAKVSAPSFARAAAAIGSARAGRFPVIPHIDAASEIFRSFLSHDLIDGWLYVRESDGHLHPYLVADITMEHADRTHGPRIKITAEADNATVKRPARKPRVLTFEETEVVGKVPADVLAAAGAYKETPDLKAAYASRRAEYETIIAEGFGHQYRYTGRVIRTDDHRAPNKRGNRKVVHDVAPSEVAALRMVASSILFDAESYGPVPVITAVRVFDLGAQDFLDVNTADLRPYVYDTHLRDKLVLPDEQRELLNILTTDISVFTGDIIDGKSAGNVILAKGRPGVGKTLTAEVYAEVTHRPLYSIHSGSLGTTPELVRKNLEVIFDRAKRWDAVLLLDEADVFVMERGLDLAQNAIVAEFLRTLEYFDGLLFLTTNRVDGVDEAILARCAAVIEYQPPGPKHAREIWQILAAGNDVVLGEALLDDLVGGFPDITPRDIKMLLRLALRMARHRDVDLDASVFASSAVFRGLHYVPVAERR is encoded by the coding sequence ATGCTGGTCGCACCCACCGCTGTGGTCGCCGCCACGACCTCTCCGGACCTCGCCGCGCCCCGGCGGCAGGCCGAGACGTGGCGGTCACCAGAGCTGGCCATCGCCGATCGGGACCTCACCGATGCGGCGCTGGCCGACCTGGTGGCCACGGCGAAGGTGTCGGCTCCCTCCTTCGCCCGGGCCGCGGCCGCGATTGGGTCGGCACGCGCCGGCCGATTCCCCGTCATTCCGCATATCGACGCGGCGAGCGAGATCTTCCGCAGCTTCCTGTCGCACGACCTCATCGACGGATGGTTGTATGTGCGAGAGTCGGACGGTCACCTCCATCCCTACCTGGTCGCCGACATCACGATGGAGCACGCCGACCGCACGCATGGCCCTCGCATCAAGATCACCGCGGAGGCCGACAACGCCACGGTGAAACGACCCGCACGCAAACCCCGGGTGCTGACATTCGAGGAGACCGAGGTCGTCGGCAAGGTGCCGGCCGACGTTCTCGCTGCCGCCGGCGCCTACAAGGAGACGCCGGATCTCAAGGCCGCGTACGCGAGTCGCCGCGCCGAGTACGAGACGATCATCGCCGAGGGATTCGGCCACCAGTACCGCTACACCGGACGGGTGATCCGTACCGATGACCACCGCGCACCGAACAAGCGGGGCAATCGCAAGGTCGTCCACGACGTCGCCCCGAGCGAGGTCGCGGCTCTGCGGATGGTGGCGTCGTCGATCCTGTTCGATGCGGAGTCGTACGGACCGGTGCCGGTCATCACCGCCGTGCGCGTCTTCGACCTCGGGGCACAGGATTTCCTGGACGTCAACACGGCCGACCTGCGGCCCTATGTCTACGACACCCACCTGCGCGACAAGCTGGTGTTGCCCGACGAGCAGCGGGAACTGCTCAACATCCTGACCACCGACATCTCGGTGTTCACCGGCGACATCATCGACGGCAAGTCGGCCGGCAACGTGATCCTGGCCAAGGGGCGGCCCGGTGTGGGCAAGACACTGACCGCCGAGGTGTACGCGGAGGTGACCCACCGGCCCCTCTACTCCATCCACTCGGGTTCGCTCGGCACCACGCCAGAACTGGTCCGCAAGAACCTCGAGGTGATCTTCGACCGGGCCAAACGCTGGGACGCGGTGTTGCTGCTCGACGAGGCCGACGTGTTCGTGATGGAACGTGGTCTGGATCTGGCGCAGAACGCCATCGTGGCCGAATTCCTGCGCACCCTGGAGTATTTCGACGGACTGCTGTTCCTCACCACCAATCGCGTCGACGGCGTCGACGAGGCGATCCTCGCGCGGTGTGCCGCCGTCATCGAGTATCAACCGCCGGGGCCGAAGCATGCTCGGGAGATCTGGCAGATCCTCGCAGCGGGCAACGACGTGGTCCTCGGCGAGGCTCTGCTCGACGACCTCGTCGGCGGCTTCCCCGACATCACCCCGCGCGACATCAAGATGCTGCTGCGACTGGCGCTGCGGATGGCGCGCCACCGCGACGTCGACCTCGACGCCTCGGTTTTCGCGAGCAGTGCGGTATTCCGTGGACTGCACTACGTCCCGGTCGCCGAGCGCCGCTGA
- a CDS encoding mandelate racemase/muconate lactonizing enzyme family protein, whose protein sequence is MKITAVEAIPFAIPYSKPLRFASGEVHAAEHVLVRVHTDDGIVGVAEAPPRPFTYGETQDGIVAVIDKVFAPQVIGLTLLEREVVTGRLARTVGNPTAKSAVDMAIWDALGKSLGLPVAELLGGYTDRMRVSHMLGFDDPAIMVAEAEKMRDTYGISTFKVKVGRRPVQLDTAVVRALRDRFGAEVDLYVDGNRGWSASESARAMKEMADLGLLFAEELCPADDVIGRRWLVGQLDVPFIADESVPTAADVTREILAGAATAISIKTARTGFTASRRVHHLAEGLGLEVVIGNQIDGQVGTACALTFGTAFESTSRNAGELSNFLDMTDDLLATPLQISDGHLHRGAGAGIGIEIDPDKLAHYRTDRS, encoded by the coding sequence ATGAAGATCACTGCCGTGGAGGCGATTCCGTTCGCGATACCGTATTCGAAACCGTTGCGGTTCGCGTCCGGCGAGGTGCATGCCGCCGAGCACGTGCTGGTGCGGGTGCACACCGATGACGGGATCGTCGGGGTGGCCGAAGCGCCACCACGTCCGTTCACCTACGGCGAGACCCAGGACGGCATCGTCGCGGTGATCGACAAGGTCTTCGCTCCGCAGGTGATCGGCCTGACGCTGCTCGAGCGCGAGGTGGTGACCGGCCGCCTGGCCCGGACGGTGGGTAACCCGACCGCGAAATCTGCGGTGGACATGGCGATCTGGGACGCGTTGGGCAAGTCGCTGGGACTTCCGGTCGCCGAACTGCTCGGCGGCTACACCGACCGCATGCGGGTCAGTCACATGCTGGGTTTCGACGACCCGGCCATCATGGTCGCCGAAGCCGAGAAGATGCGCGACACCTACGGGATCAGCACCTTCAAGGTGAAGGTGGGGCGTCGGCCGGTGCAACTCGACACCGCAGTGGTCCGTGCGCTGCGCGATCGGTTCGGTGCGGAGGTCGATCTCTACGTGGACGGTAACCGCGGCTGGTCGGCATCGGAGTCGGCTCGGGCGATGAAGGAGATGGCCGATCTGGGGCTGCTGTTCGCCGAGGAACTGTGCCCGGCCGACGACGTGATCGGCCGGCGGTGGTTGGTCGGTCAGCTCGACGTGCCGTTCATCGCCGACGAGTCGGTGCCGACCGCGGCCGACGTCACCCGGGAGATCCTCGCCGGTGCCGCCACCGCCATCAGCATCAAGACCGCACGCACCGGGTTCACCGCGTCGCGCCGCGTACATCATCTCGCCGAGGGACTCGGCCTCGAGGTGGTGATCGGCAATCAGATCGACGGGCAGGTCGGTACCGCGTGCGCGTTGACATTCGGGACGGCCTTCGAGTCGACCTCACGCAACGCCGGGGAGCTGTCGAACTTTCTGGACATGACCGATGATCTGCTCGCCACGCCGCTGCAGATCAGCGATGGTCACCTACACCGCGGCGCCGGTGCGGGAATCGGGATCGAGATCGACCCGGACAAACTTGCCCACTATCGAACCGATCGGAGCTGA